The genomic DNA AGGAACAGATCCGCTACAAGCGGAAGGATGGCGTTGACCTCACTGCAACGCTGCTGCTGCCACCGGGGTATGACCCCAAGCGCGATAGCCCGCGGCCGCTGCTGATGTGGGCCTACCCGGGCGAGTACAAGAGTGCGGCAGCCGCAAGTCAGGTCACCGGCTCGCCCTATCTGTTCAACGCCATCAGCTACTGGGGTCCGCAGGCGTTCCTTGCGAAGGGCTATGTGGTGCTGGCCAGCCCGACCATGCCGATCATCGGCGAGGGCGACAAGGAGCCCAACGATACGTATCTGGAGCAGCTGGTTTCCAACGCACAGGCCGCGGTGGATGAAGTGGTACGGCGCGGCGTAACCGACCGCGACCACATCGCCATCGGCGGGCACTCCTATGGTGCCTTCATGACGGCCAACCTGTTGGCCCACAGCCGCCTGTTCAAAGCCGGCATCGCCCGTAGCGGTGCCTACAACCGTACGTTGACACCTTTCGGTTTCCAGGCCGAGGAGCGCAATTACTGGCAGGCGCAGGACACCTATCTGAAGATGTCGCCCTTCAACTACGCGGGCAACATCAAGGACCCGATCCTCTTCATCCACGGCGTGGACGACAACAACTCCGGCACCTTCCCGATGCAGAGCGAGCGCATGTTCGCGGCAGTGAAGGGGCTGGGAGGGACCTCGCGGCTGGTGATGCTGCCCAACGAATCGCACGCGTACCGCGCACGCGAGTCGATCATGACCATGCTGGCCGAGAGTGAGCGCTGGCTGGAACAGACCATCGGCAAGGGCGAGCGCATCGGCCGGTGACCGGAGCGTGATGCATCTGACGGCCAGCGGCCGTCACTACCGACGCGGCGGCCGTCTGTATCGAGGCCGCGGCCGTCACCGTTGAAACCAACCGTCGGCACGCAATTGAACTGCGCTACGCTTGGTACAGGCTCCTGGCTTGAGGTTCGTGCGTCGCCGATGAACGAGTTCCGCAGCAGCATCATGTTCGCTACCCCTGATATCCCGCTTCGCGACGATGTGCGCCGGCTTGGCGCCCTTGTGGGCGACCTGCTGGTGGAGCAGGTATCAGAGGCATTCTTCGACGACGTGGAAAGTGTGCGCACGCGGGCCATTGCCCGCCGCGAGAACGCGTCACCGCTGTCCGACCTGGCCGACGGCCTGGCGGGCCGCTCGCCGCAGCAGGCCGAGGCGATGGTCCGGGCCTTCAGCACGTACTTCCAGGTGGTCAACATCGCCGAGCGTGTGCATCGCATCCGCCGACGCCGTGATTACCAGCGCGCTGGCACGCAGACCCCGCAGCCCGATGGCCTGCAGGATGCGCTGCAGCACCTGAAATCGCAGGGCGTGACGTTGGACGAGCTGGAACGCTGGCTGCCGCGCATCGACATCGAACCGGTGTTTACCGCGCATCCCACTGAGGCGGTGCGACGCGCGTTGCTGGAGAAAGAGCAGCTGATGGTCGCCAGCCTGGTGGACAACCTGGACGGCCAGCGAACGCCCGGTGAAGCGGCTGCCGACGATGCACGCTTCCGCATGGCGTTGACGGCGTCCTGGCAGACGACCGATTCCTCACCGGTGCGGCCGACCGTGGATGATGAGCGCGAACATGTCGGCTTCTATCTGGTGCAGGTGCTGTACCGCGTGATTCCCGTGCTGTACGAGTCGCTGCAGCAGGCCCTGCGCGACACCTACGGCGAGAATCTGCCGCTGCCACGCCTGCTGCGCTTCGGCACGTGGGTGGGCGGCGACATGGATGGCAACCCCAACGTGGATGCCGGCACCATCCGCAGCACACTGGATGCGCAGCGCCGCGCGGTGCTGGGCCAGTACCAGAAGGAACTACTGCAGCTGGCCAGCCTGCTCAGCCAGTCCACCGAGCGGGTGGCGGTGAGTCCTGCATTGAAGGCAAGGCTGGACGACTATCTGCAGCGCCTGCCCGACGTGCAGTCGCGCCCGCGCCATGCCGACATGCCGTACCGCCTGTTGAACGACCGCATGCGCGCTCGCCTGCAGGCGACGCTGGATGATGGCGACGGCGCCTATGCGGGTCCGGGTGAGCTGATCGAGGACCTGCAGCTGATCCTGGACAGCCTGGTCGCCAATCGCGGCGAACACGCCGGCGGCTTTGCAGTACAGCGGCTGCTGTGGCGGGTAAAGACGTTCGGCTTCCATCTGGCACGGCTGGATGTACGCCAGGAATCCAGCGTGCATGCACGTGCGCTGGCGTTGGCGCTGGACGGCGAAGACGCCTGGCAGGCCCGCGACGCCGCCGCGCGTGCCGCGCTGCTGGGGCCGTATGCCAGTGGTGACGAGGCGCTGCCGGTCACCGATGAAGAGGGTAACCAACGCCTGGATGCGGTGTTCGCCGCACTCGCTGACGCACGCCAACGCCACGGTGCCGATGCGCTGGGCAGCTACATCATTTCGATGGCGCATGATCGCGGTGACGTGCTGGCAGTACTGGCGCTGGCCCGCCGCGGCGGCTTGGTCGATGAGGAGGGCGCTGTACCCTTGGACATCGCCCCACTGTTCGAAACGGTGGACGATCTGCGTCATGGCACCGCGACCCTGCGCGACCTGTTGGCCGATCCGGTCTATCGCGCTCATCTGGCATCGCGTAATGACGTGCAGATGGTGATGCTGGGTTACTCCGACAGCAGCAAGGATGGCGGCATCGCGGCATCGCGCTGGGGCCTGCAGCGCGCCCAGGTGGAACTGCTGGATGTGGCCGCTGAGAACGGCATCGCCCTGACCTTCTTCCATGGCCGCGGTGGTTCGATCAGCCGTGGCGGTGGCAAGGCCACCCACGCGGTGGACGCATCGCCGCGTGGCAGCATCGACGGTCGTCTGCGGGTCACCGAGCAGGGCGAAGTAATCCACCGCAAGTACGGCATCCGCGCGCTGGCGGTGCGCTCGCTGGAGCAGGCCACCGGCGCGGTGCTGCGTTCCAGCCTGCGTCCTCGCGCGCCTGAGCCGCGCGAGGAGGCATGGCGGCCGGTGATGGACGTGGTGGCCGATGCGAGCAGCACCGCCTACCGTGCGTTCGTCGGCCAACCGCGCTTCATGGATTACTTCCGCACCGCGACGCCGATCGATGTGATCGAGCGGATGACACTGGGTTCGCGTCCCTCGCGCCGGTTGGGCCAGGACGCAGCGCTGACCAACCTGCGCGCCATTCCCTGGGTGTTCGCCTGGAGCCAGGCGCGTGCGGTGATCCCGGGCTGGTACGGTGTGGGCACGGGCCTGCAGGCCGCGGTGGATGCCGGCCACGAAGACACGCTGCGGCAGATGGCGCAGGACTGGCCGTTCTTCCGCACCTTCCTGGATGACATCGCCATGGTGCTCTCGAAGGGCGACATCACCATCGCCGAACAGTTCTCACGGCTGTCCGGCGAACTGCACGGCAGCTTCTTCCCGAAGGTGCAGGACGAGTGGGCCCTGACCGAGCGCTGGTTGTTGGCGCTGACCGGCCAACCGTCACTGCTGGAGCACGACCAGCGGCTGGCGCTGTCGATCCGCCTGCGCAACCCCTACGTGGATCCCATCAGCGTGCTGCAGGTAGATCTGCTGCAGCGCTGGCGGGCCAGCGGCGGCGAAGACGACGACCTGCTGCGCGCGCTGGTGGCGTGCGTCAATGGCGTGTCGCAGGGCGTGCAGAATACCGGCTGACGCTTGGGTGCGCCGAGCCAGCTGAGGTCTGAAACACACCGCGCTGCGCGCTCGCCGAGCACGGCTCGGCGCTACCAGGTGGGCCGCTTCCGTGCGCCCGTAGCGCCGAGCCACGCTCGGCGGAATCTGTCCGGCACGGTGGTGGCACACGCCGCGCTGCGCGCTCGCCGAGCATGGCTCGGCGCTACCGGGTGGGCCGCGTTCGTGGGTCTGTAGCGCCGAGCCACGCTCGGCGGAATCTGTCCGGCACGGCGGTGTGTGGCACACGCCGCGCACGGGTCGGCGTAACCTCATCCTTCCGGCGCAGGCGGGTTCGATGCAAGCAGTTCCAGATGCCGCTGTTCCATCTCCTGCCGCAACTGGCGGCGCAGCAGTGCGGCAGCGTGGCGGCGCTTTTCGTCGGAGGAGGTCGGCTGCAACGCAGGCACGGCCGTGGGGCGGCCTTCCTCATCCACTGCCACCATGGTGAAGAAGCAGCTGTTGGCGTGGCGCACGCTCCGCTTGAGGATGTCCTCGGCCACGACCTTGACGCCGATCTCCATCGAAGAGGTGCCGGTGTAGTTCACCGACGCCAGGAACGTGACCAGCTCGCCCACGGCGATAGGCTGGCGGAACATCACCTGATCCACCGACAGAGTGACCACGTAATGACCGGCGAAGCGGCTCGCGCAGGCATAGGCCACCTGGTCGAGCAGGCGCAGCACGGCACCGCCGTGGACCTTGCCGGAGAAATTGGCCATGTCCGGTGTCATCAACACCGTCATGGTGAGCTGGTGGGATTTGAGTTCGGTCGACATGTGGCCATCTTCGCATGGGGCGGCAAGCCAGTGCCCTGGTAGAGCCGACTTCAGTCGGCTGCGGGGCCTTGATGGAAAATGCCAGCCGACTCAAGTCGGCTCTACCCGCAACCCACGCGGGCGTTCGATTGGCGAAAAAAAGGGCCGCTTGCGCGGCCCTTCGGATGGTGCGTGGTGCTTACCGCTTACTTCAGCTTCGCATCCGCGCGCAGGGCGGCGGCGCGGTCGGTCTTCTCCCAGGAGAAGGCCGTGGCATTGACGGTGTCGCCGGTGCCATTGATGTAGCTGAACTCCTTCGGCTTGCGGCCGAAGTGGCCGTAGGCCGCGGTCTGCTGGTACATCGGGTGGATCAGGTCGAGCATCTTGATGATGCCGTACGGGCGCAGGTCGAAATGCTTGCGGATCAGCTTTTCGATCTGCTCGTCCGGAATCTTGCCGGTGCCGAAGGTGGTGACCGAGATCGAAGTCGGCTCGGCCACGCCGATGGCGTAGGAGACCTGCACTTCGCAACGGTCGGCCAGACCGGCCGCTACGACGTTCTTGGCGACGTAGCGGGCAGCATAAGCAGCCGAACGGTCGACCTTGGACGGATCCTTGCCCGAGAACGCGCCACCGCCGTGACGGGCCCAGCCGCCGTAGGTGTCGACGATGATCTTGCGGCCGGTCAGGCCGCAGTCGCCCACCGGGCCGCCGATCTCGAACTTGCCGGTCGGGTTGATGTGGAACTTGGTGCCCTTGTGCAGCCACTTGGCCGGCAGCACCGGCTTGATGATCTCTTCGCGGACGGCCTCGATCAGGTCCTTCTGCTTGATGCCCGGGGCATGCTGGGTGGACAGCACGATGGCATCGATGGCCGAAACCTGGCCGTCTTCGTAGCGCAGGGTGACCTGGCTCTTGGCGTCCGGACGCAGCCACGACAGCGGCGAATTCTTCTTCTTGCGGATCTTCGCCTGCTGCTCGACCAGACGGTGCGACAGGTGGATCGCCGCCGGCATGTAGCTGTCGGTTTCGTTGGTCGCGTAGCCGAACATCAGGCCCTGATCGCCCGCACCCATCTCTTCGGGCTTCTTGCGGTCAACGCCCTGCGCGATGTGCGGGGACTGCTTGCCGATCAGGTTCAGCACGCCACAGGTGGCGCCGTCGAAGCCGACGTCGGAGCTGTTGTAGCCGATATCCAGGATGACCTGGCGGGTCAGGGCTTCGAGGTCGATCCACGCGCTGGTGGTGATCTCGCCGGCCACGATGGCCACGCCGGTCTTGACCATGGTCTCGCAGGCCACGCGGGCGCGCTGGTCTTTGGCCAGGATCGCATCCAGAACCGCATCGGAGATCTGGTCGGCGATCTTGTCCGGATGGCCTTCGGAGACCGATTCGGATGTGAACAGGTAGCTGGACATCAGGCGTTATATCCCTTGATTCGGATGGAAAGATGGGCGCGAATGATACACGGCGCGCGTCGCACGTGCATTGTGGACTGCAACGGGTTGCCCGTGGTTAAGGTGTTGTGCCCGGATGTGAGGGTAGCGGGGAACGATGACTCGCGCGTGGTAGCGCCGAGCCACGCTCGGCGAGCGCAGCGACAACAGTCCACACGCAGCGCGCGGCTGCTAGCATCGGCCGATGGACTCCCTTACCCAGATCGTACTTGGCGGCGCCGTAGCCGCTGTCATCGCCCCGGCCGGCCACCGTCGCGCTGCGTTGCTGGCCGGCGCCGCGCTGGGCACGCTGCCGGATCTCGACGCCTTGTGGCTGGGCTTCATGGCGGCCGACCCGGTGGCGGTGATGACCGAGCACCGCAGCTTCAGCCACTCGCTGCTGGTGCTGCCGTGGGTCGCCGCCGCGCTGTGGTGGTTGTTCAAACGGTTCGGCAACGGACGCGTGGCGCAGGCGCCGGTGCGCTGGTTCTGGGCGATGCAGCTGGCGCTGGTCACCCATCCGCTGCTGGACGCGATGACGGTCTATGGCACGCAGCTGTGGTGGCCGCTGCAGCCCTCGCCGGCCATGGGCTCGAACATCTTCATCATCGATCCGCTGTACACGGTGTGGTTGCTGCTGGGTTGTGTGCTGGCGTGGTTCGGCCGAAGCCGCCCGTGGGCGGGCAGGGCACTGGCGGTCGCGCTGGTGGTCAGCAGCGGCTATCTGGGCTGGAGCCTGTTGGCCAAGGCACAGGTCGACCGCGCTGCGCAGCAGAGCTTGGCGGCGATGGGGCTGGGGGACGCCCCGCGGTTCTCGGTGCCGATGCCGTTCAACACGCTGCTGTGGCGGGTGGTGGCGATGACGCCGAGCGGGTATGTGGTGGCGGACCGTTCGCTGGTGGCCGACAAGGGGCCGATGCACTTTGAAGGTTTCGCCTCCAACGTCCAGGCGCTGCGGCAAGCCGGTGATATCCCGTCGGTGAAGCGCCTGACCTGGTTCAATCGTGGCTTCATGCGTGCGCAGGTGGTCGACGGGCGTCTGGTGTTGAGTGACCTGCGGATGGGCCTGGAGCCGGATTACACGTTCAACTTCGCAGTGGCCGAACAGCGCGACGGGCAATGGCGCGGCATCGTGCCGGAGCAGCTGCGCAGTGATTACAGCAGCCCCGAAGCGCGCGCCGACGTCAGTCGCCGGTTGGGCGAGATGTGGGACCGCATCTGGCAGGAACCCAAACGGTAGCGCCGAGCCATGCTCGGCGGGATCTGTCCGGCGTGATGGTGTCTGACGCAGGCCGCGCTGCGCGCTCGCCGAGCACGGCTCGGCGCTACCAGGGCAGATCGCGTGCGTATCGGGGCGATGGTCAATAGACCGTGGCGCGGGCCTGTACGAACGAGAAGAAGAACACGGCATTCGGATCGTTCTGCACCTGGCGGAACTCGCGGCGCATGCCGTCCACGGTCTCTTCGTCCACGGTGCCGGCCTGCAGCAGCTGCTCTGCCGCCGACAGCAGCACCTGTTCCCAGAACGCGATCATCGTCTTGCGGCGGGCGGGTTCGCGGTTGTCCAGATGGATCGTCTTGATCTCGGTGTGTACATCGCGATAGCCCCCGGCCAGCAGCAGGTTGCCCAGTTTCGCCCCGACAAACGGGTCACCGCCGTTGTCATGCTGGAAATCGTTGAACGCCATCCAGTAACGCCAGATGTGCGGCGAGTACGGATCGAGCAGGAAAGAGGCGTTCATCACTTCGGTGATGTACACCGGCGAGCCCGGAGACAGCACCCTGCGCACTTCGCTGAGCACCCGCGCCGGCGACGGCACATGTTCCAGCACCCAGCACAGGAACGCGCCGTCGAACGAGCGCGCACCGAACGGCAGTTCGCCGGCATCGGCGTGATGCAGCACGTAGCGGTCGCTGCACCACGGCGTCTTCTCCAGGTTGCCCCGTGCGGTCGCCAGCTGGGCTTCGCTCAGGTCGACGCCGGTGACATGCAGTTCCGGGAAACGGCGCAGCAGGATCTCGGTCTGTGCGCCCACGCCGCTGCCGACTTCAAGCAACCGGCTGACGCCGGTGTAGTCGATCTGCCCGAAGATGGTGGGTTCGAGCAGGCGCGCCTGGGTCATCAGGCGCTCCTGTTCAGTGCTGGAAAAGCCATGCAGGTAGGTGGGCGAAGAAATCGGCGGCGTCATGGGGGTATCCGGGTAGCGCCGAGTGGTGCTCGGCGAAAGGGTCAATCGACGAGCGCTGTCTCGCGCGCATCGGCGATCAACCGATCAAAGTACTCAGTGGTCAAGGCGATCTGGCTGTTCGGGTCTTCAGCGCGGTTGACCACTGCGCGGAACGCGGCATTCTCGGGCCGATCCTTGGCGTACCAGCCCAGATGCTTGCGCGCGATGCGCACGCCCTGAGGCTCGCCGTAAAACGCGTGCAGTGCGGACAGGTGGCCGAGCAGGATGTCGCGGACCTCCGCCAGCGAGGGCGGCGGCAGGGTCTGACCGGTCGCCAGATAGTGGGCGACTTCGCGGAAGATCCAGGGTCGGCCCTGCGCGGCGCGGCCGATCATCACCGCATCCACGCCGGTCTTTGCCAGCACCTGCGCGGCCTTGAGCGGCGAGTCGATATCGCCGTTGGCGATCACCGGGATGCGCAGTGCGGCCTTGATCGCGCCGATCGTCTCGTACTCGGCGTGGCCAGTGTAGTGCTGGTCGCGGGTGCGGCCGTGCACCGCCAGTGCGGCGATGCCGCTGTCTTCGGCGATGTGGGCAATGCGCGGCCCATTGCGGTGGTCGCAGTCCCAACCGGTGCGGATCTTCAAGGTGACCGGCACGTCGACCGCACCGACCACGGCGCTGAGGATGCGCGCGACCAGGTCCTCATCCCGCATCAGGGCCGATCCGGCCCAGGCGTTGCACACCTTCTTGGCCGGACAGCCCATGTTGATGTCGATGATCTGCGCGCCATGGTCGACGTTGTAGCGCGCGGCCTCGGCCAGCTGCTGTGGCTCGGTGCCGGCGATCTGTACGCTGATCGGATCCGGCTCGCCCGCGTGGTCCATGCGATGCAGCGACTTGCGCGTGGTCCAGAAGCGCGGGTCGCTGATGGTCATTTCCGAGGCAGCCAGCCCTGCGCCCAGCCGCTTGCACAGCAGGCGGAACGGTTTGTCGGTGACCCCGGCCATGGGCGCGAGCACGACGTTGGGGGCAATGGAATAAGGGCCGATCTGCATGGCGGCCATTGTAGTGCCGGTGTGCGGGCCGAAGGCGCCCGGCTGCGGCCCGGTTCAGGCCGATCTGGAAGGGGCTCATGCCGCACCGGCATCAGCAGATGCTTGACGGTTGCTTCCGCTGGTCGCAGCGCGGGCCCATGGTGGGCGGCTGGGTCTGTCGAACGAACCCCGCCGAGCAGGGCTCGGCGCTACCAGGGCAACCACGCGGTAGCGCCGAGCCACGCTCGGCGAGCGCAGCGGCGGCACCGTGACGGCCAGCGGCCGTCACCATGCGTTGATCAGGCGTGCTGGTCGTCCGGGGTGAAGTGCGGCATGGCGGCGGCCGCGCCTTCCTTTTCCGTGGAACGCCCGGCGAACTGGTTGGCGAAACGCACGTGGCGCGCGAACGGAGCATCCGGCGCGTGCGCGATGGACGCCACCAACGCACCGTTGAAGGCATCGCCGGCCCCGGTGGTGTCGATCGCGTGGACCTGCTCGGCACCCACGCGGTAGTAAGGCTGGCTGTCACCGCGCAGGGTATCTTCGTCGTGCGACACGAACACGCCCACGGCGCCCAGCGTCACCACGACCGTGCCACTGCCCACCAGCTTGCGGCACAGCGCATGCAGGCTGGCACCGTCCAAGGCGGCGACATCGTTCGGGTCGATCCGCTCGCCTACGTGGCGGCTGAGCAGTGCGGCGAACTCGGTTTCGTTCGGGGTGATCACATCGGCCAGCTTGAGCAGGCCGATGCTGGACGGCGCGTCGGCCGGTGCCGCATTGAGCACGGTGGTGACACCGGCCTCGCGGGCCAGCGCCAGCGCCGCTTCGATGGTCTCCACGGGCGATTCCAGCTGCACCAGCACGACCTTGGCAGCCGCCAGCAGCGCTTGCTGCTGCTGGACGAAGCCAATGCTCAGGGCGGCGTTGGCGCCGGGGCCGATGACGATCGTGTTGCGGCCACGGGCATCGACGTAGATGCCGCCCGTGCCGGTCGGCTCGCTGCTCGCCTCGGCGGTCAGGGTGAAGCCGTCCTGTGCCGCCAGGCCACGGGCCATGGCGCCACCCGCGTCGTCGCCCAGGGCGCAGACAAAGGTGGTGTCTGCACCGGCGCGGCGTGCCGCGACGGCCTGGTTGAAGCCCTTTCCGCCCGGGCCGGTGCTGTAGCGCCCGGCGATGGTCGCCCCGGGTGCCGGCAGCGCTTCGCAGCGCCACACATGATCGACATTGAAGGAACCGACGACAACGACGTTGCTGCTCATAGGAAAACTGTTCTCAGTGAAGCGCGGTTGATCCGAAGCGTATCAACCAAAGTGGGTCAGGACGCCGGCGATCGTGGCGGTCATGAAGGTGGCAATGGTACCGCCCAACACCGCGCGAAGGCCGAAACGGGCCAGATCGTGGCGGCGTTCCGGCGCAAGCCCGCCGATGCCGCCGATCTGGATCGCGATGGAGCTGAAGTTGGCGAAGCCGCACAGTGCGTAGGTGGCGATCAGGCGGCCTTCGTCGGACAAGGTAACCCCTGCGACCTGGCCGTTGATGATGCGCGACAGCTCGGAATACGCGACGAATTCGTTGATCACCACCTTCTGGCCGATCAGCGAACCGACCGTGCTGGCATCGGCCCACGGGGTGCCGATGACCCACGCGATCGGCGCGAGCAGATAGCCGAAGATGGTCGACAGGTTGGTCGGGCGGCCAATGGCTGCCGCCAGGCCGGTCACATCACCGATCCAGGTCAGCGGTGCGTTGATCAGCGCGATGAGGGCGATGAAGGCCAGCAGCATGGCGCCGATGTTCAGGGCCAGCTTGAGGCCATCGGCGGCGCCACCGGCGGCCGCATCGATGATGTTGCTGGACGTCTTCTCCACTTCCATCTTTACGGTGCCGCGTGTCAGCGGCGTGCCGGTTTCCGGAATCAGCAGCTTGGCGACGACCAGCGTGGCCGGCGCGGCCATGATGCTGGCGGCCAGCAGGTGCTTGGCGTAGAACGCCTGCGCCTCCGGATCGCCACCGCCCAGCATGCCCACATACGCCGCCAGGACACCGCCGGCAATGTGCGCCATGCCGCCGATCATCATCGTCAGCAGCTCGGACTCGGTCATCTTGGAGATGTACGGACGCACCGTCAGCGGGGCTTCGGTCTGACCAATGAACACGCTGGCGCAGACGCTGGTGGTTTCCGCGCCGGATACCCGCATGACCTTGGTGATCGCCAGCGCCATCACGCGCACGATCGCCTGCATCACGTTCAGGTGATACAGCACGCCCATCAGCGCAGAGAAGAAGATGATGGTCGGCAGCACCTGGAAGGCGAAGATGAAGCCGTAGCTGTCCACGTTCATCAGCGAGCCGAAGATGAAGCCGGAGCCCTCGTTGACGAAGCTCAGCACGCGCACGAAACCGTGGCCGAGCGCATCGAACACATCGCGACCACCCGGCACCAGCAGCACCACCGCGGCGAAGGCGATCTGCAGGACGAGGCCGGTGATGACCAGTTTCCAGTCCACCGCACGCTTGTTGTTGGAGAACAGCCAAGTGATGCCGATGAGCACCGCCAGACCAAACAGGCCGAAGCCGATCCTGCCCAAACCTTCGACCATGATGAATCCCCTGAGGGCACCGCGAAAAACGGGAAGCCTAGTGCAGGGCAGGGGCGGGGGCAAGGAAAAGCGGCGAGCAAGATGCGATCAGCGGCGAAACGGCCTGCGGGTGGCAGGCAGGGCAAGGCATCCCTGCAGGTAGAATATGGACCTTGAAGCCCGGTCTGCGGGCCTGCAGCAGGAGATTCGCATGCTCTACCGCCGTCTCGGGTCCTCCGGGCTGAAGCTTTCCGCGCTGTCCTTCGGCGCCTGGGTCACCTTTGGCGAGCAGATCGCCCGGGACCAAGCGCGCAATCTGGTAGCTGCGGCGTGGGATAACGGCATCAACTTCTTCGACAATGCCGAGGCCTATGCCAACGGTCGCGCCGAACAGGTGATGGGGGATGTGATCGCCGACCTGCGCCTGCCGCGCGATGGTTTCTGCGTGTCCAGCAAAGTCTTCTTCGGCAGTGCAGCCGACCCAGGGCCGACCCAGCGCGGGCTGTCGCGCAAGCACGTCACCGATGCCTGCCATGCGGCGTTGAAGCGCCTGCGGGTGGACTATCTGGATCTTTATTACTGCCACCGGCCAGACCCGGATACGCCCATCGGGGAGACCGTGCGCGCGATGGATACGTTGGTGCGGCAGGGCAAAGTGCTGTACTGGGGCACCTCTGAATGGTCGGCACTGCAGGTCCAGGAGGCGGTGGATTTCGCGCAGCACCACAACCTGCACGGTCCGACCATGGAGCAGCCGCAGTACAACCTGCTGCATCGCGACCGGGTGGAACGCGAGTACGCCGCGCTGTATGCGGATCCGGGCCTGGGCATCACCACCTTCTCGCCGCTGGCGTCCGGGTTGCTGACCGGCAAGTACAACGATGGATTCCCCGCCGGCTCCCGACTGGGGCGGGACGGGATGGAATGGCTGCAGGACCTGGTGTTGGGGGCGGACGGTCCGGCGCGGATGACACAGTTGCGTCGCTACGCACGACTGGCAGCCGATCTGGGACAGTCGCCGGCCACGCTGGCCATTGCCTGGTGCCTGCGCAATCCGAACGTGTCCAGCGTGATCCTCGGTGCCAGCCGGGTGGAGCAGTTGCTGCAGAACCTGCAGGCACTGGAGCTGCTGACCGCAATGGATGACGACGTATGGGCCCAGGTCGAAGCCGTGTTCGCCGACTGAGTTCCG from Stenotrophomonas sp. 169 includes the following:
- the ppc gene encoding phosphoenolpyruvate carboxylase; amino-acid sequence: MNEFRSSIMFATPDIPLRDDVRRLGALVGDLLVEQVSEAFFDDVESVRTRAIARRENASPLSDLADGLAGRSPQQAEAMVRAFSTYFQVVNIAERVHRIRRRRDYQRAGTQTPQPDGLQDALQHLKSQGVTLDELERWLPRIDIEPVFTAHPTEAVRRALLEKEQLMVASLVDNLDGQRTPGEAAADDARFRMALTASWQTTDSSPVRPTVDDEREHVGFYLVQVLYRVIPVLYESLQQALRDTYGENLPLPRLLRFGTWVGGDMDGNPNVDAGTIRSTLDAQRRAVLGQYQKELLQLASLLSQSTERVAVSPALKARLDDYLQRLPDVQSRPRHADMPYRLLNDRMRARLQATLDDGDGAYAGPGELIEDLQLILDSLVANRGEHAGGFAVQRLLWRVKTFGFHLARLDVRQESSVHARALALALDGEDAWQARDAAARAALLGPYASGDEALPVTDEEGNQRLDAVFAALADARQRHGADALGSYIISMAHDRGDVLAVLALARRGGLVDEEGAVPLDIAPLFETVDDLRHGTATLRDLLADPVYRAHLASRNDVQMVMLGYSDSSKDGGIAASRWGLQRAQVELLDVAAENGIALTFFHGRGGSISRGGGKATHAVDASPRGSIDGRLRVTEQGEVIHRKYGIRALAVRSLEQATGAVLRSSLRPRAPEPREEAWRPVMDVVADASSTAYRAFVGQPRFMDYFRTATPIDVIERMTLGSRPSRRLGQDAALTNLRAIPWVFAWSQARAVIPGWYGVGTGLQAAVDAGHEDTLRQMAQDWPFFRTFLDDIAMVLSKGDITIAEQFSRLSGELHGSFFPKVQDEWALTERWLLALTGQPSLLEHDQRLALSIRLRNPYVDPISVLQVDLLQRWRASGGEDDDLLRALVACVNGVSQGVQNTG
- a CDS encoding acyl-CoA thioesterase, which translates into the protein MSTELKSHQLTMTVLMTPDMANFSGKVHGGAVLRLLDQVAYACASRFAGHYVVTLSVDQVMFRQPIAVGELVTFLASVNYTGTSSMEIGVKVVAEDILKRSVRHANSCFFTMVAVDEEGRPTAVPALQPTSSDEKRRHAAALLRRQLRQEMEQRHLELLASNPPAPEG
- the metK gene encoding methionine adenosyltransferase codes for the protein MSSYLFTSESVSEGHPDKIADQISDAVLDAILAKDQRARVACETMVKTGVAIVAGEITTSAWIDLEALTRQVILDIGYNSSDVGFDGATCGVLNLIGKQSPHIAQGVDRKKPEEMGAGDQGLMFGYATNETDSYMPAAIHLSHRLVEQQAKIRKKKNSPLSWLRPDAKSQVTLRYEDGQVSAIDAIVLSTQHAPGIKQKDLIEAVREEIIKPVLPAKWLHKGTKFHINPTGKFEIGGPVGDCGLTGRKIIVDTYGGWARHGGGAFSGKDPSKVDRSAAYAARYVAKNVVAAGLADRCEVQVSYAIGVAEPTSISVTTFGTGKIPDEQIEKLIRKHFDLRPYGIIKMLDLIHPMYQQTAAYGHFGRKPKEFSYINGTGDTVNATAFSWEKTDRAAALRADAKLK
- a CDS encoding metal-dependent hydrolase, whose protein sequence is MDSLTQIVLGGAVAAVIAPAGHRRAALLAGAALGTLPDLDALWLGFMAADPVAVMTEHRSFSHSLLVLPWVAAALWWLFKRFGNGRVAQAPVRWFWAMQLALVTHPLLDAMTVYGTQLWWPLQPSPAMGSNIFIIDPLYTVWLLLGCVLAWFGRSRPWAGRALAVALVVSSGYLGWSLLAKAQVDRAAQQSLAAMGLGDAPRFSVPMPFNTLLWRVVAMTPSGYVVADRSLVADKGPMHFEGFASNVQALRQAGDIPSVKRLTWFNRGFMRAQVVDGRLVLSDLRMGLEPDYTFNFAVAEQRDGQWRGIVPEQLRSDYSSPEARADVSRRLGEMWDRIWQEPKR
- a CDS encoding methyltransferase domain-containing protein codes for the protein MTPPISSPTYLHGFSSTEQERLMTQARLLEPTIFGQIDYTGVSRLLEVGSGVGAQTEILLRRFPELHVTGVDLSEAQLATARGNLEKTPWCSDRYVLHHADAGELPFGARSFDGAFLCWVLEHVPSPARVLSEVRRVLSPGSPVYITEVMNASFLLDPYSPHIWRYWMAFNDFQHDNGGDPFVGAKLGNLLLAGGYRDVHTEIKTIHLDNREPARRKTMIAFWEQVLLSAAEQLLQAGTVDEETVDGMRREFRQVQNDPNAVFFFSFVQARATVY
- the dusB gene encoding tRNA dihydrouridine synthase DusB, whose amino-acid sequence is MQIGPYSIAPNVVLAPMAGVTDKPFRLLCKRLGAGLAASEMTISDPRFWTTRKSLHRMDHAGEPDPISVQIAGTEPQQLAEAARYNVDHGAQIIDINMGCPAKKVCNAWAGSALMRDEDLVARILSAVVGAVDVPVTLKIRTGWDCDHRNGPRIAHIAEDSGIAALAVHGRTRDQHYTGHAEYETIGAIKAALRIPVIANGDIDSPLKAAQVLAKTGVDAVMIGRAAQGRPWIFREVAHYLATGQTLPPPSLAEVRDILLGHLSALHAFYGEPQGVRIARKHLGWYAKDRPENAAFRAVVNRAEDPNSQIALTTEYFDRLIADARETALVD
- a CDS encoding ribokinase, giving the protein MSSNVVVVGSFNVDHVWRCEALPAPGATIAGRYSTGPGGKGFNQAVAARRAGADTTFVCALGDDAGGAMARGLAAQDGFTLTAEASSEPTGTGGIYVDARGRNTIVIGPGANAALSIGFVQQQQALLAAAKVVLVQLESPVETIEAALALAREAGVTTVLNAAPADAPSSIGLLKLADVITPNETEFAALLSRHVGERIDPNDVAALDGASLHALCRKLVGSGTVVVTLGAVGVFVSHDEDTLRGDSQPYYRVGAEQVHAIDTTGAGDAFNGALVASIAHAPDAPFARHVRFANQFAGRSTEKEGAAAAMPHFTPDDQHA